In Microbulbifer sp. GL-2, the following are encoded in one genomic region:
- the tig gene encoding trigger factor → MQVSIETTSGLERRLTVNLPAEIVDKEVDKRLQQAAKTVRVNGFRKGKVPLKVVRQRFGAGVRQEVLGEVMSRSFSDAVQKEELKPAGQPSIEARQTAAGENLEYVATFEVYPEVELSELAEISVERPVAAVTDADVNNMIDVLRKQQSSWKDTKRKAQKGDRVVIDFIGRKDGEEFEGGKAEGHQLVLGSGQMIPGFEDGILGMKPGEEKDLDLTFPEDYQAEELRGAAVTFNIKVTASEKPELPELNEEFFIAYGVQEGGEEKFREEVRNNMERELKNAALNKVKTQVMDQLFEKHPVELPSALVAGEVRTLRGQMVQQFGGQIKAEDAERMLPDTMFEEQAKRRVVLGLVVGEIVKQNNLSVDADRVKAKVEELASTYQQPEEVVEYYYNNRELLSGVESVVLEDQVVDFVLNAAKVEEVESTYDDVIKPQKQG, encoded by the coding sequence ATGCAGGTTTCCATCGAAACTACTTCCGGTCTGGAGCGTCGTTTAACGGTTAATTTGCCGGCGGAAATCGTCGATAAAGAAGTGGACAAGCGTCTCCAGCAGGCCGCCAAAACTGTTCGCGTAAATGGCTTCCGTAAGGGTAAGGTGCCCTTGAAAGTTGTGCGTCAGCGCTTTGGTGCCGGTGTCCGTCAGGAAGTGCTCGGCGAGGTTATGAGTCGCTCTTTTTCCGACGCAGTTCAGAAAGAAGAGTTGAAGCCTGCGGGTCAGCCCAGCATTGAAGCTAGGCAGACAGCTGCTGGCGAAAACCTGGAATACGTTGCCACTTTTGAAGTCTATCCTGAGGTGGAGCTGTCTGAACTGGCAGAAATCAGCGTAGAGCGCCCGGTTGCCGCGGTAACGGATGCTGATGTTAATAACATGATTGACGTGTTGCGCAAGCAGCAGTCCTCCTGGAAAGACACCAAGCGCAAAGCGCAAAAGGGTGACCGTGTTGTTATCGATTTCATAGGCCGCAAAGACGGCGAAGAGTTTGAGGGTGGTAAAGCAGAAGGCCACCAGCTGGTACTCGGTTCTGGCCAAATGATTCCCGGTTTTGAGGATGGCATTCTGGGTATGAAGCCCGGTGAGGAAAAAGACCTGGATCTGACCTTCCCGGAAGACTATCAAGCTGAAGAGCTGCGTGGTGCTGCGGTAACTTTCAATATTAAAGTAACTGCCTCTGAAAAACCTGAGCTGCCTGAACTGAACGAAGAGTTCTTCATAGCTTATGGTGTTCAAGAGGGCGGTGAAGAGAAGTTCCGCGAGGAAGTTCGCAACAATATGGAGCGTGAACTGAAAAATGCCGCTCTGAATAAAGTTAAGACCCAGGTGATGGACCAGTTGTTTGAAAAGCATCCGGTTGAATTGCCGTCCGCACTGGTTGCCGGCGAAGTCCGCACTCTGCGCGGTCAAATGGTTCAACAGTTCGGCGGTCAGATTAAAGCTGAAGATGCCGAGCGAATGCTGCCAGATACCATGTTTGAAGAGCAGGCCAAGCGTCGTGTAGTGTTGGGTCTTGTTGTGGGTGAGATTGTTAAGCAGAATAACCTGTCTGTAGATGCAGACCGCGTAAAAGCGAAGGTTGAAGAGCTGGCATCCACTTATCAGCAGCCGGAAGAAGTGGTTGAATATTACTATAACAACCGTGAACTATTGTCCGGTGTTGAGTCTGTGGTACTGGAAGATCAGGTTGTCGATTTCGTACTGAACGCTGCGAAAGTTGAAGAGGTGGAAAGCACCTACGACGACGTAATCAAGCCGCAGAAGCAGGGCTGA
- the clpP gene encoding ATP-dependent Clp endopeptidase proteolytic subunit ClpP gives MARIDYPQASIDPSASGLVPMVVEQTARGERSFDIYSRLLKERIIFLVGPVEDHMANLVVAQLLFLEAENPDKDIHLYINSPGGSVTAGMSIYDTMQFIKPDVSTMCIGQACSMGAFLLTAGAQGKRFATPNSRVMIHQPSGGAQGQASDIHIQAQEILKIRHRLNELMAHHSGRPVSDIERDTERDHFLSADEAKEYGLVDDVMSHRQALQK, from the coding sequence ATGGCACGAATTGATTATCCCCAAGCCTCGATCGATCCTTCAGCAAGCGGTTTGGTACCCATGGTGGTGGAGCAAACTGCCCGGGGTGAGCGTTCATTTGATATCTATTCCCGCCTGCTCAAAGAGCGGATTATTTTCCTGGTTGGACCAGTTGAAGACCATATGGCTAACTTGGTCGTTGCTCAGCTGCTGTTCCTGGAGGCTGAGAACCCCGATAAGGATATCCACCTGTATATCAACTCTCCGGGAGGCTCTGTGACTGCTGGCATGTCAATTTATGACACCATGCAGTTTATCAAGCCTGATGTAAGCACCATGTGTATCGGTCAGGCGTGTAGCATGGGTGCCTTCCTGCTAACCGCAGGTGCTCAAGGTAAACGCTTTGCCACACCAAATTCTCGGGTGATGATCCACCAGCCCAGTGGTGGAGCTCAGGGGCAGGCAAGTGATATCCATATCCAGGCGCAGGAGATCCTGAAGATCCGCCATCGGCTCAATGAACTGATGGCTCATCACTCCGGCCGCCCGGTCAGTGATATTGAGCGGGATACTGAGCGAGACCACTTTTTAAGTGCCGATGAGGCCAAGGAGTATGGTTTGGTGGACGATGTTATGTCCCATCGCCAGGCACTGCAAAAATAG